One genomic segment of Pseudomonas chlororaphis subsp. aurantiaca includes these proteins:
- a CDS encoding nucleotidyltransferase domain-containing protein yields MELHERHPLSSAMRARVLDELARIERERNVRVLYACESGSRAWGFASTDSDYDVRFVYVEKPEWFIQVDTGRDVIERPLDDELDISGWELRKTLGLLRKSNPTLLEWLDSPLVYRSEPAATARLRELAEAFYSPPAARNHYLSMARKNFRGYLQGDSVRFKKYFYVLRPLLAVRWIDQGRGRPPMTFADLLSTVDHRPLLDEVDELLALKRSADEAAYGPRRPALHAFIAAELERPVPKLARTHQDNALLDAYLRDSVRRYA; encoded by the coding sequence ATGGAACTTCATGAACGTCACCCGCTGAGCAGCGCCATGCGCGCACGGGTACTGGATGAGCTGGCGCGGATCGAGCGCGAGCGCAATGTGCGGGTGCTGTATGCCTGCGAATCGGGCAGTCGGGCCTGGGGCTTTGCCTCCACCGACAGTGATTACGATGTGCGTTTCGTCTATGTGGAAAAGCCCGAGTGGTTCATCCAGGTGGACACCGGGCGGGACGTGATCGAGCGGCCGCTGGACGACGAACTGGACATCAGCGGCTGGGAACTGCGCAAGACCCTCGGGTTGCTGCGCAAGTCCAACCCGACCCTGCTGGAGTGGCTGGATTCGCCCCTGGTGTATCGCAGCGAGCCGGCGGCAACCGCGCGCCTGCGCGAGCTGGCGGAGGCGTTCTACAGCCCGCCGGCGGCCCGTAATCATTACCTGTCGATGGCCAGGAAGAACTTTCGCGGTTACCTGCAAGGCGACAGCGTGCGGTTCAAGAAGTACTTCTACGTGCTCCGGCCGTTGCTGGCGGTGCGCTGGATCGATCAGGGGCGCGGCCGCCCGCCGATGACCTTCGCCGACCTGCTGAGCACCGTCGACCATCGGCCACTGCTGGACGAGGTGGATGAGTTGCTGGCCTTGAAACGCAGCGCCGACGAGGCCGCTTACGGTCCGAGGCGCCCGGCGCTGCACGCCTTTATCGCCGCCGAACTGGAGCGCCCGGTGCCCAAGCTGGCGCGCACCCATCAAGACAATGCTTTGCTGGATGCCTACTTGCGAGACAGCGTCCGGCGCTACGCCTGA
- the rtcA gene encoding RNA 3'-terminal phosphate cyclase, translated as MKQDVIELDGAIGGGQVLRSALSLSMLTGKTLRIHNIRARRARPGLLRQHLTAVLAAAQVCAARVSGAELGSRELTFEPGPIRGGDYRFAIGTAGSCTLVLQTLLPALLQAPEPSRVSISGGTHNPLAPPVDFLQQAWLPQLRRMGGQVELQLLRHGFVPAGGGELEAFIQPSTLHPLHLEQRGELLGRRAWALSAGLPEHVAERELRRVGTRLDLPREHLSPVRLEEQYGPGNVLLLEFAFEHLTELFSGFGQSSLRAESVADRAIDQARDWLDSGAAVAEHLADQLLLPMALAGGGSLTTPRMSEHLQSNIRVIEAFLPVRIDCSTSAHGVLRVEVLPPASLS; from the coding sequence ATGAAACAGGATGTCATCGAACTGGACGGCGCCATTGGCGGCGGCCAGGTCCTGCGCAGTGCCCTGAGCCTGTCGATGCTCACCGGCAAGACCCTGCGTATCCACAACATACGGGCCCGGCGCGCTCGCCCGGGGCTGCTGCGCCAGCACCTGACCGCGGTGCTGGCGGCGGCGCAGGTCTGCGCGGCCAGGGTCTCGGGCGCCGAGCTGGGCTCCCGGGAGCTGACCTTCGAGCCGGGGCCGATTCGCGGCGGCGACTACCGCTTCGCCATCGGCACCGCCGGCAGCTGCACCCTGGTGTTGCAGACCCTGCTGCCGGCCCTGTTGCAAGCCCCGGAGCCCAGCCGCGTGAGCATCAGCGGCGGCACCCACAACCCGCTGGCGCCGCCGGTGGACTTCCTCCAGCAGGCCTGGCTGCCGCAACTGCGGCGCATGGGCGGGCAGGTGGAGTTGCAGCTGCTGCGTCATGGCTTCGTTCCCGCTGGCGGTGGCGAGCTGGAGGCTTTTATCCAGCCTTCGACCCTGCACCCCCTGCACCTGGAACAGCGTGGCGAACTGCTCGGGCGTCGGGCCTGGGCCCTGAGTGCCGGCCTGCCGGAACATGTGGCGGAACGCGAATTGCGCCGGGTCGGCACTCGCCTGGACCTGCCTCGGGAACACCTGAGCCCGGTGCGGCTGGAGGAGCAATACGGCCCGGGCAACGTGCTGTTGCTGGAGTTCGCCTTCGAGCACCTGACCGAGCTGTTCAGCGGGTTTGGCCAGAGCAGCCTGCGGGCCGAAAGCGTGGCCGATCGGGCCATCGACCAGGCCCGCGACTGGCTGGACTCCGGCGCGGCGGTGGCCGAGCACCTGGCCGATCAACTGCTGCTGCCCATGGCCCTGGCCGGCGGCGGGAGCTTGACCACTCCACGCATGAGCGAGCACCTGCAGAGCAATATCCGGGTGATCGAGGCATTTTTGCCGGTGCGTATCGACTGTTCGACGAGTGCTCACGGAGTGCTGCGCGTCGAGGTTCTCCCCCCAGCGTCATTGAGCTGA
- a CDS encoding glutathione S-transferase family protein — protein sequence MYQLYGTQGSGSAIVEIALECCQVPYRIVEASSWAPSPGADELARLNPLKQVPTLQLPDGSVLTESAAILIELGLRYPRSALLPEDESARAQAIRGLVFIAANCYSAISVIDYPERWLRDADEALRARVRDAAHERLHRNWEVFADQFATQLYASGSPLAALDFQAAVVSRWCGTREHLRRERPECCDLLERIDRHPQVAQVLARHWPD from the coding sequence ATGTATCAACTTTATGGGACACAAGGCTCCGGCTCGGCCATCGTCGAGATCGCCCTGGAGTGTTGCCAGGTGCCGTACCGCATCGTCGAAGCCTCGTCCTGGGCGCCGTCGCCCGGGGCCGACGAGCTGGCGCGGCTCAACCCGCTGAAACAGGTCCCGACCCTGCAACTGCCGGACGGCAGTGTCCTCACCGAGAGCGCGGCGATCCTGATCGAGCTGGGCTTGCGTTATCCGCGCTCGGCGCTGCTGCCCGAGGATGAGAGCGCCCGGGCGCAGGCGATTCGCGGCCTGGTGTTTATCGCCGCCAATTGCTACTCGGCGATCAGCGTGATCGATTACCCGGAACGCTGGCTGCGTGACGCCGATGAAGCGCTGAGGGCGCGGGTACGCGACGCGGCCCATGAGCGCCTGCACCGCAACTGGGAGGTGTTCGCCGATCAGTTCGCCACACAGTTGTACGCCAGCGGTTCGCCCCTGGCGGCCCTGGATTTCCAGGCGGCGGTGGTGTCGCGCTGGTGCGGCACGCGCGAGCATCTGCGGCGCGAACGCCCCGAGTGTTGCGATCTGCTGGAGCGCATCGACCGCCATCCGCAGGTGGCGCAGGTGCTGGCGCGGCATTGGCCGGACTGA
- a CDS encoding DUF3144 domain-containing protein: MANEPDQDFYNRADAIIELANTHISDSSRDKASASLMYANSRFAAWVSACGCRNAEELAAAKQQAVDYFVEEFRLMLEENLTDYIENFSLYMTPQDS, translated from the coding sequence TTGGCCAACGAACCGGATCAGGACTTCTACAACCGCGCCGATGCCATCATCGAACTGGCGAACACCCATATCAGCGACAGCAGCCGCGACAAGGCCAGTGCCTCGCTGATGTACGCCAACTCGCGGTTTGCCGCCTGGGTCAGCGCCTGCGGTTGCCGCAACGCCGAAGAACTGGCGGCGGCCAAGCAGCAGGCGGTGGATTACTTCGTCGAGGAGTTCCGCCTGATGCTGGAAGAGAACCTTACCGACTATATCGAGAATTTCAGCCTGTACATGACGCCTCAGGACAGCTGA
- the lysA gene encoding diaminopimelate decarboxylase, translating to MAIPFSPEQLTAAARQYGTPLWCYDARTIKVRIQQLKAFDVVRYAQKACSNLQVLRLIREAGVRVDAVSLGEIERALLAGFSPEGDPAGIVFTCDLFDTATLQRVVELNIEVNAGSIDMLRQLGEKSPGHRVWLRINPGFGHGHSRKTNTGGENSKHGIWHEQVDQALAVIRQYGLKLVGLHMHIGSGVDYGHLEQVGAAMVAAVKSLDHDIEAFSIGGGLSTPYRAGDEPVDVRRYANAWRQAREEIEAWLGHGVRMEIEPGRFLVAEAGCLVSEVRVVKDAGNHHFVLADTGFNDLMRPAMYGAYHAMSLIDANGQSVQREPRPTVVGGPLCESGDIFTQDDESLTPQLLPQARVGDLLVIHDTGAYGASMSSNYNSRPLLPEVLFEDGQVKLIRRRQPLADLLELEMGL from the coding sequence ATGGCCATTCCCTTTTCTCCCGAGCAACTGACCGCCGCCGCCCGCCAGTACGGCACCCCGTTGTGGTGCTACGACGCGCGGACCATCAAGGTGCGCATCCAGCAACTGAAGGCCTTCGACGTGGTGCGTTACGCGCAGAAAGCCTGCTCCAACCTGCAGGTGCTGCGCCTGATCCGCGAGGCCGGGGTGCGGGTGGATGCGGTGTCCCTGGGGGAAATCGAGCGGGCGCTGCTGGCCGGGTTCAGCCCGGAGGGCGACCCGGCCGGCATCGTCTTCACCTGCGACCTGTTCGACACCGCCACCCTGCAACGGGTGGTGGAGCTGAACATCGAGGTCAATGCCGGTTCCATCGACATGCTGCGCCAGCTCGGCGAGAAATCCCCGGGCCACCGCGTGTGGCTGCGGATCAACCCGGGCTTCGGTCACGGCCATAGCCGCAAGACCAACACCGGCGGCGAAAACAGCAAGCACGGCATCTGGCACGAACAGGTCGACCAAGCCCTGGCGGTGATCCGCCAGTACGGCCTGAAACTGGTGGGCCTGCACATGCACATCGGCTCCGGCGTGGACTACGGGCACCTGGAGCAGGTCGGCGCGGCCATGGTGGCGGCGGTCAAGTCCCTGGACCACGACATCGAGGCCTTCTCCATCGGCGGCGGCCTGTCCACCCCCTACCGCGCCGGCGACGAGCCGGTGGACGTGCGCCGCTATGCCAACGCCTGGCGCCAGGCCCGCGAAGAAATCGAAGCCTGGCTCGGCCACGGCGTGCGCATGGAAATCGAACCCGGGCGTTTCCTGGTGGCCGAGGCCGGCTGCCTGGTCAGCGAAGTGCGGGTGGTGAAAGACGCCGGCAATCATCACTTCGTGCTGGCCGACACCGGCTTCAACGACCTGATGCGCCCGGCCATGTACGGCGCCTATCACGCCATGAGCCTGATCGACGCCAACGGCCAGTCGGTCCAGCGCGAACCGCGTCCCACCGTGGTCGGCGGCCCGCTGTGCGAGTCCGGCGATATCTTTACCCAGGACGACGAAAGCCTGACCCCGCAGCTGCTGCCCCAGGCCCGGGTCGGCGACCTGCTGGTGATCCACGACACCGGCGCCTACGGCGCCAGCATGTCCTCCAACTACAACAGCCGGCCACTGCTGCCGGAGGTGCTGTTCGAGGATGGCCAGGTGAAACTGATCCGCCGCCGCCAGCCGCTGGCGGATCTGCTGGAACTGGAAATGGGGTTGTAA
- a CDS encoding LysR family transcriptional regulator: MDISLRHIEVFRAIMQAGSVTGAARLLFTSQPTVSRELARLESLSGLSLFDREGGRLLPTAQAMLLLEEVERAYVGLERINSVAQSIRRFEHGQLSLTCLPLFSQTLLPRVCKHFQQRHAGIGLSITAQESPLLEESLSAQRHDLGLTESEHLPRGTQGELLFCADMVCILPEGHPLLAKPLLHSEDFRGVDFINLSGLDIYRQTLDEHFRQAGIDRRVVIETTNAASVCAMVRQQLGVAIINPLSAMEEAGRGLAIRPLQLSVPYRVMLIRPDYRPSSIFVEAFCASLKQEASALAAALERRLQRGP; the protein is encoded by the coding sequence GTGGACATTTCCCTGCGCCATATCGAGGTGTTCCGCGCCATCATGCAGGCCGGCAGCGTCACCGGCGCGGCGCGCCTGCTGTTCACCTCGCAACCCACGGTCAGCCGCGAGCTGGCGCGGCTGGAGAGCCTGTCCGGGCTGAGCCTGTTCGATCGTGAAGGCGGCCGCCTGCTGCCGACCGCCCAGGCCATGCTGTTGCTGGAGGAGGTGGAACGGGCCTATGTCGGCCTGGAGCGGATCAACAGCGTGGCGCAGTCGATCCGCCGCTTCGAGCACGGCCAGCTGAGCCTGACCTGCCTGCCGCTGTTCTCCCAGACCCTGCTGCCACGGGTGTGCAAGCACTTCCAGCAGCGCCACGCCGGCATCGGCCTGAGCATCACCGCCCAGGAATCGCCCTTGCTCGAAGAGTCCCTCAGCGCCCAGCGCCACGACCTGGGCCTGACCGAAAGCGAGCACCTGCCACGGGGCACCCAGGGCGAACTGCTGTTCTGCGCCGACATGGTGTGCATCCTGCCGGAAGGGCATCCGTTGCTGGCCAAGCCGCTGCTGCACAGCGAAGACTTTCGCGGGGTGGATTTCATCAACCTGTCGGGCCTGGACATCTATCGTCAGACCCTCGACGAGCACTTTCGCCAGGCCGGCATCGACCGCCGGGTGGTGATCGAGACCACCAACGCCGCCTCGGTCTGTGCCATGGTGCGCCAGCAACTGGGGGTGGCGATCATCAACCCGCTGAGCGCCATGGAGGAGGCAGGCAGGGGCCTGGCGATCCGGCCACTGCAGTTGTCGGTGCCGTACCGGGTGATGCTGATTCGCCCGGATTACCGGCCGTCGTCGATTTTCGTCGAGGCCTTCTGCGCCTCCTTGAAACAGGAGGCGTCGGCCCTGGCCGCGGCCCTCGAGCGTCGATTGCAACGGGGGCCATGA
- a CDS encoding MFS transporter, which translates to MAGPATSESGKHLSRGIPRTVWALGFVSLFMDVSSELVHSLLPLYMVGTLGISMLVVGIIEGVAEATALIVKVFSGALSDFIGRRKELLLLGYGLAALTKPLFPLAASAELVFSARLLDRIGKGIRGAPRDALVADVAPAEIRGACFGLRQSLDTVGAFLGPILAIGLMLWLANDIAHVLWLAVIPAALAVALLVFAIREPEHAPGTRHFQSPLRLASLRRFSRHYWWVVAIGAAFTLARFSEAFLVLRAQQLGFSAAWVPLVMVVMAGFYMVSAYPVGKWSDHTNRSALLSVGLLLLILADLVLAYADSVPMVLLGVALWGLHMGFSQGILATLVADTTPADLKGTAFGVFNLLSGIALLLASVIAGWLWQVHGAALTFYAGAGFAGLSLLLLMGKPKLQ; encoded by the coding sequence ATGGCGGGACCTGCAACGAGCGAATCCGGGAAGCACCTGAGCCGCGGTATTCCGCGCACCGTCTGGGCGCTGGGGTTCGTCAGCCTGTTCATGGACGTGTCGTCCGAGCTGGTGCACAGCCTGTTGCCGCTGTACATGGTCGGTACCCTGGGGATCAGCATGCTGGTGGTCGGCATCATCGAGGGGGTGGCGGAAGCCACGGCGCTGATTGTGAAAGTCTTTTCCGGGGCCCTCAGCGATTTTATCGGTCGGCGCAAGGAACTGCTGTTGCTCGGTTACGGCCTGGCGGCGCTGACCAAGCCGCTGTTCCCCCTGGCGGCTTCGGCGGAGCTGGTGTTCAGCGCGCGCCTGCTGGACCGCATCGGCAAGGGCATTCGCGGCGCGCCACGGGATGCCCTGGTGGCGGATGTGGCCCCGGCGGAAATTCGTGGCGCCTGTTTTGGCCTGCGCCAGTCGCTGGACACCGTGGGGGCGTTCCTCGGGCCGATCCTGGCCATCGGCCTGATGCTGTGGCTGGCCAACGATATCGCCCATGTCCTGTGGCTGGCGGTGATCCCCGCGGCGCTGGCCGTGGCCCTGCTGGTCTTCGCCATCCGCGAACCCGAGCACGCCCCCGGCACCCGGCACTTCCAGTCGCCATTGCGCCTGGCCTCGCTGCGGCGGTTTTCCCGGCATTACTGGTGGGTGGTGGCCATCGGCGCGGCCTTCACCCTGGCCCGTTTCAGCGAGGCGTTCCTGGTGCTGCGGGCCCAGCAACTGGGCTTCTCCGCCGCCTGGGTGCCGCTGGTGATGGTGGTCATGGCCGGGTTCTACATGGTCTCGGCCTATCCGGTCGGCAAATGGTCGGATCACACCAACCGCAGCGCCTTGCTCAGCGTCGGCCTGCTGTTGCTGATCCTCGCCGACCTGGTGCTGGCCTATGCCGACTCGGTGCCGATGGTGCTGCTCGGCGTCGCCCTGTGGGGCCTGCACATGGGCTTCAGCCAGGGCATCCTCGCCACCCTGGTGGCCGACACCACGCCCGCCGACCTCAAGGGCACGGCCTTTGGCGTGTTCAACCTGCTGAGCGGGATCGCCCTGTTACTGGCCAGCGTGATCGCCGGCTGGCTGTGGCAGGTCCATGGCGCGGCGCTGACGTTCTACGCCGGGGCGGGGTTTGCCGGCTTGTCGCTGCTGTTGCTGATGGGCAAGCCGAAGTTGCAGTGA